One genomic window of Mucilaginibacter sp. SJ includes the following:
- a CDS encoding prolyl oligopeptidase family serine peptidase, whose amino-acid sequence MTKTFCLLALAVLFCSYTHAQMTIKTLPYPKTKKIDVIDTYFGTQVPDPYRWLENDHADDTKAWVQDENKVTFNYLDQIPYRADIHKRLEFLWNYEKYSAPFKEGKYIYFYKNDGLQSQNVLYRQLGDNGAPEVFLDPNKFSADGTTSLQGIEFSKNGELAAYQISEGGSDWRKVIVINTEDKSVVGDTLKDVKFSGLAWHGTDGFYYSSYDKPTEGSQLSGMTQFHKLYYHKLGTPQSTDRLIFGGDKPPRRYIGAYLTEDERFLVITAATSTTGNELYIRDLSKPGSQIINVVNNFDNQHSVLDNVGNKLYILTNIYSPNFKIVTVDAGEPGITHWKNLIPETKNVLSATTGGGKIFAEYLQDATSLIKQYNMDGKLERTIQLPSIGSASGFGTKKEEKVTYYTFTNYIYPPTIFKLDIETGASSVYKKSGAKFDPEQYESKQVFYTSKDKTKIPMIITYKKGTVLNGQNPTLLYAYGGFGVSLTPAFSTSNIILLEHGGIYAVPNLRGGGEYGELWHRKGIKLKKQNVFDDFIAAAEYLIKNKYTSKDYLAVSGGSNGGLLIGAMLTQRPDLFKVAFPAVGVLDMLRYNKFTAGAGWSYDYGTAEDSEQMFKYLYNYSPYHALKPGIYPATMVTTADHDDRVVPAHSFKFAARLQEYQQGIAPTLIRIETNAGHGAGQSTAQLINGQVDKWAFMFWNMGIKW is encoded by the coding sequence ATGACAAAAACGTTCTGTTTATTAGCATTAGCTGTTTTATTTTGCAGCTATACACATGCACAAATGACTATAAAAACACTTCCATATCCCAAAACAAAAAAAATTGATGTTATTGATACCTATTTTGGCACACAGGTGCCCGATCCATACCGCTGGCTGGAGAATGATCATGCCGACGATACCAAAGCCTGGGTACAGGACGAAAATAAGGTAACGTTCAACTATCTCGATCAGATCCCGTACCGGGCCGACATACACAAACGCCTGGAGTTTTTATGGAACTACGAAAAATATAGCGCCCCCTTTAAGGAAGGCAAATACATTTACTTTTATAAAAACGATGGTTTACAAAGCCAGAATGTGCTATATCGCCAATTAGGCGATAACGGCGCCCCCGAAGTTTTTCTTGACCCCAATAAATTCTCTGCCGATGGTACTACCTCGTTACAAGGCATCGAGTTTAGCAAAAACGGGGAGCTGGCAGCCTACCAGATCTCCGAGGGAGGCTCGGACTGGCGCAAGGTTATCGTTATCAATACCGAAGATAAAAGCGTTGTTGGTGATACCCTGAAAGATGTAAAATTCAGCGGACTGGCATGGCATGGTACCGATGGTTTTTATTACAGCAGCTATGATAAGCCGACAGAAGGCAGCCAGCTTTCGGGTATGACACAGTTTCATAAACTTTATTACCATAAGCTGGGCACACCTCAAAGTACCGATAGGCTGATCTTCGGCGGTGATAAACCCCCCCGCCGTTACATAGGAGCTTATCTTACCGAGGATGAACGCTTTTTGGTGATCACAGCCGCCACTTCAACAACCGGCAACGAACTTTATATCCGGGATTTAAGTAAACCCGGCAGCCAGATCATTAACGTTGTGAACAATTTTGATAACCAGCACAGCGTTTTGGATAATGTGGGGAACAAGCTTTATATTCTCACCAATATCTACTCGCCCAATTTTAAAATAGTTACTGTTGATGCCGGCGAACCGGGTATCACCCATTGGAAAAACCTGATCCCCGAAACTAAAAACGTATTAAGCGCCACCACCGGCGGAGGTAAAATTTTTGCCGAATACCTGCAGGATGCCACCTCCCTGATCAAGCAATATAATATGGATGGCAAGCTTGAACGTACTATCCAGTTGCCATCAATAGGCTCCGCGTCGGGTTTCGGCACAAAAAAAGAAGAGAAGGTTACCTATTACACTTTTACCAATTATATATACCCGCCAACTATTTTTAAGCTGGATATTGAAACCGGCGCCTCCTCCGTCTATAAAAAATCGGGGGCAAAGTTTGATCCTGAACAGTATGAATCAAAACAGGTGTTTTATACCTCAAAGGATAAAACAAAGATCCCGATGATCATCACCTATAAAAAAGGGACGGTGCTTAATGGGCAAAACCCAACGTTGTTGTACGCCTATGGAGGCTTTGGCGTTAGCTTAACCCCTGCTTTCAGCACATCAAACATCATATTGCTTGAGCATGGTGGTATTTATGCCGTACCCAACCTGCGTGGTGGTGGCGAATATGGCGAGCTCTGGCACCGCAAAGGCATCAAGCTAAAAAAACAGAATGTATTTGATGATTTTATTGCCGCGGCCGAATATCTTATCAAAAATAAATACACCTCGAAAGATTACCTCGCGGTTTCAGGCGGCTCAAACGGGGGCCTGCTTATTGGCGCTATGTTAACGCAACGTCCCGACTTGTTTAAAGTAGCTTTCCCTGCTGTAGGTGTGCTGGATATGCTCAGGTATAATAAATTTACCGCCGGGGCTGGCTGGAGTTATGATTATGGCACCGCCGAAGATTCGGAACAAATGTTCAAATACCTATATAACTACTCACCGTACCATGCCCTTAAACCGGGTATTTACCCTGCTACCATGGTTACCACGGCCGACCATGACGACCGCGTGGTACCTGCCCACTCCTTTAAATTTGCGGCACGCCTACAGGAATACCAGCAGGGTATTGCGCCAACACTCATCCGCATTGAAACCAATGCCGGCCACGGAGCAGGACAAAGTACAGCCCAGCTCATCAATGGCCAGGTTGATAAATGGGCTTTCATGTTCTGGAATATGGGGATAAAGTGGTAA
- a CDS encoding GDSL-type esterase/lipase family protein, which yields MKKYLLAVVLLFVASAITFAQHKKPNLNIVFIGNSITQGVQLADAVTEAPPATAAAYLQKQNNLDTVSFSNQGHSGYTTLDFLPGTGTFAKVEEAASAFTNKDALLIFSIKLGTNDSAIQGPHGAPVSPEDYQKNLKTIADKLLADFPKAVIIFQHPLWYSPNTYNGAKYLQEGLNRLQSYVPMIDALVKTYATTNPKQVFVGDTKAFAYFEKNHLTDLIPENGKQGTFYLHPNKKGAEALGEFWGTAINKIIKRYFK from the coding sequence ATGAAAAAATACCTGTTAGCTGTTGTTCTGTTATTCGTTGCCTCGGCAATAACATTCGCGCAGCATAAAAAACCAAATTTAAACATTGTATTTATAGGCAACAGCATAACCCAGGGTGTGCAACTGGCCGATGCGGTAACTGAAGCGCCGCCGGCCACAGCAGCAGCTTATCTGCAAAAACAAAATAACCTGGACACAGTAAGTTTCAGTAACCAGGGCCATAGCGGCTACACCACGCTCGATTTTTTGCCAGGTACAGGTACTTTTGCCAAAGTTGAAGAAGCCGCCAGCGCGTTTACCAATAAGGATGCCTTACTGATATTTTCGATAAAACTGGGTACAAATGACAGTGCCATACAAGGGCCGCATGGCGCGCCCGTATCGCCCGAAGATTATCAAAAAAATTTAAAGACCATAGCTGATAAACTTTTAGCCGATTTTCCGAAAGCGGTTATCATTTTCCAGCATCCGCTATGGTATAGCCCTAACACATACAACGGCGCAAAATATTTGCAGGAAGGTTTAAACAGGCTGCAAAGTTATGTACCAATGATAGATGCGCTTGTAAAAACATATGCAACCACAAATCCCAAACAGGTTTTTGTGGGCGATACCAAAGCGTTCGCCTATTTCGAAAAAAATCATTTAACCGATCTCATCCCTGAGAACGGCAAGCAGGGCACATTTTACCTCCACCCCAATAAAAAAGGAGCCGAAGCTTTAGGTGAGTTTTGGGGCACGGCTATCAATAAAATAATAAAGCGCTATTTTAAATAA